From the Candidatus Peribacteria bacterium genome, one window contains:
- the cysS gene encoding cysteine--tRNA ligase: MPSSNPLRLYNSLTKHEEDFVPQNGKDVTMYTCGPTVYGRPHIGNYSSFLMADLLRRWLEVRGHTVHHVKNITDVGHLVADAESGEDKIEKQAREEKADPLAIARHYTEQYLADEKALNMLEPEARPRATETISEMIEMIESLLKNGHAYETEDGVYFDVTSFPKYGELSGNTLDNIDAGARVKVDEKKKHPADFALWKKTVGENAHHMLKWPSPWGEGFPGWHIECSAMSRKFLGNTIDIHTGGEDNIFPHHECEIAQSECVTHLPFVHTWLHKRRIDMGDEKMSKSLGNVLTIPDIIAQGYDPMDLRYYLLSVHYRTRLKFTEKGMDDSRKAREKIVAWMEEVMQEVEKRSAMNDDENDHCDHHENDQEMLAKLYGDFRDAMNSDLNTPAALAAIFEMISWYRNSAHLCADTLADLHMVITFIRHTFGCFDASENAVEISADVQELLDARETARAEKNFAESDRLRDAILERGFVVKDTADGQTVTPA, translated from the coding sequence ATGCCTTCCTCAAACCCGCTCCGCCTCTATAACTCCCTCACCAAACACGAAGAGGATTTCGTTCCGCAAAATGGAAAAGATGTGACGATGTATACGTGCGGTCCCACGGTCTACGGACGCCCGCACATCGGCAACTACTCGAGTTTCCTGATGGCGGATTTGCTGCGCAGATGGCTGGAGGTGCGCGGACACACGGTGCATCACGTGAAGAACATTACGGACGTCGGACACCTGGTTGCAGATGCGGAGAGTGGCGAGGATAAAATCGAGAAGCAGGCGAGAGAAGAGAAGGCAGATCCGCTCGCAATTGCGCGTCACTACACGGAGCAATATTTGGCAGATGAAAAGGCGCTGAACATGCTCGAACCAGAAGCGCGCCCGCGTGCGACAGAGACGATTTCGGAGATGATTGAGATGATTGAATCACTCCTCAAAAACGGGCATGCGTACGAGACGGAAGATGGTGTGTATTTCGATGTCACAAGCTTTCCGAAATACGGAGAATTATCGGGCAACACACTCGACAATATTGACGCCGGTGCGCGTGTGAAAGTCGATGAAAAAAAGAAGCATCCTGCAGACTTCGCGCTCTGGAAAAAAACAGTGGGGGAGAATGCGCATCACATGCTGAAGTGGCCGTCACCGTGGGGCGAAGGATTTCCGGGCTGGCACATTGAGTGCAGTGCGATGAGTAGAAAATTTCTGGGCAACACGATCGATATTCACACCGGTGGCGAAGATAATATTTTCCCGCATCATGAATGTGAAATCGCGCAGAGCGAATGTGTGACACATCTCCCCTTCGTACACACATGGTTACACAAGCGCCGCATTGATATGGGCGACGAAAAGATGTCAAAGAGTCTTGGCAACGTGTTAACTATTCCGGACATCATTGCCCAAGGCTACGATCCAATGGATCTGCGGTACTACCTGCTTTCCGTGCATTACCGTACGCGTTTGAAGTTTACGGAAAAAGGAATGGATGACAGTCGCAAAGCGCGCGAAAAGATTGTCGCGTGGATGGAGGAAGTGATGCAGGAAGTGGAGAAGAGAAGTGCGATGAATGATGATGAAAATGATCACTGTGATCATCATGAAAATGATCAGGAAATGCTCGCAAAATTGTATGGTGATTTTCGTGATGCAATGAACAGCGATCTCAATACACCCGCCGCACTCGCGGCAATTTTTGAGATGATCTCATGGTACAGAAACAGTGCACATCTTTGTGCAGATACACTCGCGGATTTGCATATGGTCATCACCTTTATCCGTCACACCTTTGGCTGCTTCGATGCTTCGGAAAATGCGGTAGAAATTTCTGCCGATGTGCAGGAGCTTTTGGATGCCCGTGAGACGGCGCGCGCGGAGAAAAATTTTGCAGAATCAGATCGTCTGCGTGATGCAATTTTAGAGAGGGGATTTGTCGTGAAGGACACAGCAGACGGTCAGACGGTTACTCCTGCTTAA
- the csrA gene encoding carbon storage regulator CsrA — protein sequence MLVLSRQRDEGIIIGDNIVITVVDIRGDKVRLGINAPTEIPVHRQEVYEAIQRENQRAAGTGPDDAANLTNSKFPKGAQP from the coding sequence ATGTTAGTACTCTCGAGGCAACGCGACGAAGGCATCATTATCGGTGATAACATCGTGATCACAGTGGTGGACATCCGGGGCGACAAAGTGCGCCTTGGCATCAATGCCCCCACGGAGATTCCGGTCCACCGACAGGAGGTCTATGAAGCCATTCAGCGCGAGAATCAGCGCGCTGCAGGCACTGGACCGGATGATGCAGCCAACCTGACTAACTCGAAGTTCCCCAAGGGTGCACAGCCTTAA